One Helianthus annuus cultivar XRQ/B chromosome 12, HanXRQr2.0-SUNRISE, whole genome shotgun sequence genomic region harbors:
- the LOC110892958 gene encoding uncharacterized protein LOC110892958, whose product MTNTKIDGTPLRNFFKASVGNGSDTAFWLDPWVSNTPLKDLFPVLFKLDSVKACRVSDRIPSPEAGQRYSWLWKKPPSSEMEVNELLNLCSLLYPVQLKTSSDAWSWIGADDVEFSVRSVKRLLNQHRSQNGYYVIEDCKWIPLKCNVFVWRAEMGKIATLSALNNRNIVMDNLGCGLCGEEVETVDHLFTTCSFASMVWSYVCSWCNIQNLLLFSFKDLLEAHKYVGLSDKKKEALKGIIRIGCWCIWRARNDVIFNNTPGKLDRIFSEIKNLGFLWYSSRSKNKSIIWNEWCKYVNL is encoded by the coding sequence ATGACAAACACTAAGATTGACGGAACTCCATTAAGGAACTTTTTTAAAGCCTCGGTGGGTAACGGTTCAGACACGGCATTTTGGTTAGACCCGTGGGTCAGCAACACCCCTCTAAAAGACCTTTTCCCTGTTCTGTTCAAGCTCGATTCGGTCAAAGCCTGTCGGGTCTCGGATCGGATCCCGTCTCCTGAAGCTGGTCAGCGATATTCTTGGCTTTGGAAGAAGCCTCCTTCCTCCGAGATGGAAGTCAACGAACTACTGAATTTATGCAGTTTACTGTATCCTGTTCAGCTGAAGACTTCCAGTGATGCATGGTCCTGGATCGGAGCTGACGACGTGGAATTTAGTGTCCGGTCGGTCAAACGGCTTCTCAACCAACACAGGTCTCAAAACGGTTACTATGTCATCGAAGATTGTAAGTGGATCCCTCTTAAATGTAACGTGTTCGTTTGGAGGGCGGAAATGGGTAAAATCGCTACGTTATCGGCCTTAAATAATCGAAACATTGTCATGGATAACCTGGGTTGTGGATTGTGTGGCGAAGAGGTTGAAACGGTTGATCATCTGTTCACCACCTGTAGCTTCGCTTCAATGGTTTGGTCTTATGTCTGTAGTTGGTGCAATATTCAGAACCTCCTCCTTTTCTCTTTCAAAGACCTTCTGGAAGCTCACAAATATGTTGGGTTATCTGATAAAAAAAAAGAGGCTCTCAAAGGGATCATTAGGATCGGATGTTGGTGCATTTGGAGGGCTAGAAACGATGTCATCTTTAACAACACCCCGGGGAAGCTGGATAGGATCTTTAGTGAgattaaaaacttgggttttcTTTGGTATTCTTCTAGATCCAAAAACAAGTCTATTATTTGGAATGAATGGTGTAAATATGTAAACTTGTAG